A window from Agrobacterium tumefaciens encodes these proteins:
- a CDS encoding substrate-binding domain-containing protein: MKKIIAAAVGLSLALLSSAAFAEGPKVGVVVKIGGIPWFNAMEAGIKEQSKKLGVDGFMVGPTSADPALQVRAIEDLIAQKVDFIGVVPNDAKVLEPVLKKAQAAGIKVITHESPEQLGADWDFELASAKGFGEAHGKLLAEKMGGKGSYAVFVGSLTVPLHNAWADAAIAYIKANYPDMKLVGDRYGVAEDLDKSRSTALDLMSANADLKGFLAFGSQGPIGAGRAVEERRKDGKVFVIGPFSPGQGAKLIKSGALTGGFMWNPKQAGEVFITLADRIAKGQAPKSGDNIEGLGTINPEGNTIVVDQLLKIDKESIDKLVSMGL; the protein is encoded by the coding sequence ATGAAGAAAATTATTGCTGCGGCGGTTGGTCTGTCGCTTGCGTTGCTCTCATCCGCAGCTTTCGCCGAAGGGCCGAAGGTTGGCGTCGTTGTCAAGATCGGCGGCATTCCGTGGTTCAATGCCATGGAAGCCGGTATCAAGGAGCAGAGCAAGAAGCTCGGCGTTGACGGTTTCATGGTCGGCCCGACCAGCGCCGACCCGGCGCTGCAGGTGCGCGCCATCGAAGACCTGATCGCCCAGAAAGTCGATTTCATCGGTGTCGTGCCGAACGACGCCAAGGTGCTGGAACCGGTGCTGAAAAAAGCGCAGGCCGCCGGCATCAAGGTCATCACCCATGAATCCCCGGAACAGCTCGGCGCCGACTGGGATTTCGAGCTCGCCTCCGCCAAGGGTTTCGGTGAAGCGCATGGCAAGCTGCTGGCGGAAAAGATGGGCGGCAAAGGCTCCTATGCCGTCTTCGTCGGTTCGCTCACCGTTCCGCTTCACAATGCCTGGGCCGATGCCGCCATCGCCTATATCAAGGCCAATTATCCTGACATGAAGCTCGTTGGCGACCGTTACGGTGTGGCGGAAGACCTCGACAAGAGCCGTTCGACCGCGCTTGACCTGATGTCTGCCAATGCCGACCTCAAGGGCTTCCTCGCCTTCGGTTCGCAGGGGCCGATCGGTGCGGGACGTGCGGTTGAAGAGCGCCGGAAGGATGGCAAGGTCTTCGTCATCGGCCCGTTTTCGCCGGGGCAGGGCGCCAAGCTGATCAAATCGGGCGCCCTGACGGGCGGCTTCATGTGGAACCCGAAACAGGCCGGTGAGGTCTTCATCACGCTCGCCGACCGTATCGCCAAGGGTCAAGCACCCAAGTCCGGCGACAATATCGAAGGTCTCGGCACCATCAATCCCGAGGGTAACACCATCGTCGTCGATCAGCTTTTGAAGATCGACAAGGAAAGCATCGACAAGCTCGTTTCCATGGGCCTCTGA
- a CDS encoding LacI family DNA-binding transcriptional regulator has protein sequence MTGISSKKATIYDLSILSGASASTVSAVLNGSWRKRRISEETADKILSLAKAQRYTTNLQARGLRSSKSGLVGLLVPVYDNRFFSSMAQTFEGQARKRGLSPMVVSGRRDPEEERRTVETLIAYSIDALFIAGVTDPDGVHQVCARAALPHVNIDLPGKFASSVISNNRHGAEMLTAAILAHAAKGGPLGPDDVILFGGHDDHASRERIDGFHAAKADYFGVEGGDDIEITGYSPHMTELAFERFFARRGRLPRCFFVNSSINFEGLLRFMGRHDGEAFGDIVVGCFDYDPFASFLPFPVYMIKPDIAQMLEKGFDLLEENRTEPDVTIIEPQLIPPRTALKGPLDDIWDPVALRRMAK, from the coding sequence GTGACGGGCATAAGTTCAAAGAAAGCCACCATTTATGACTTGTCGATATTATCAGGCGCTTCCGCCTCGACGGTCAGTGCGGTGTTGAACGGATCATGGCGCAAGCGGCGGATTTCGGAAGAAACCGCAGACAAGATTCTCTCGCTCGCCAAGGCCCAGCGCTACACCACCAACCTGCAGGCGCGCGGCCTCAGAAGTTCGAAATCCGGCCTCGTCGGGCTTCTGGTGCCGGTTTATGACAACCGGTTCTTTTCATCGATGGCGCAGACCTTCGAGGGGCAGGCCCGCAAACGTGGCCTGTCGCCCATGGTGGTTTCCGGCCGGCGCGACCCCGAGGAAGAACGACGCACCGTCGAGACCCTGATCGCCTATTCGATCGATGCCCTCTTCATTGCCGGCGTGACCGATCCCGACGGCGTTCACCAGGTCTGCGCGCGCGCGGCCCTTCCGCATGTGAACATCGACCTACCGGGCAAATTTGCGTCCTCCGTCATCTCCAATAACCGGCACGGCGCGGAAATGCTGACAGCGGCGATCCTAGCCCATGCGGCAAAAGGAGGTCCTCTTGGCCCCGACGATGTCATCCTGTTCGGCGGCCATGACGACCACGCCAGCCGCGAGCGCATAGACGGCTTCCATGCCGCGAAAGCCGATTATTTCGGCGTTGAGGGCGGTGACGATATCGAAATCACAGGCTATTCGCCGCATATGACGGAACTGGCTTTCGAACGTTTCTTCGCCCGCAGGGGCCGCCTTCCCCGCTGTTTCTTCGTCAATTCATCGATCAATTTCGAGGGACTGCTTCGTTTCATGGGGCGCCATGACGGCGAGGCATTCGGCGACATCGTCGTCGGCTGCTTCGACTATGACCCTTTCGCGTCTTTTCTTCCCTTCCCTGTTTACATGATCAAACCAGATATCGCGCAGATGCTCGAAAAAGGCTTCGATCTCTTGGAAGAAAACCGGACGGAGCCCGACGTCACCATCATCGAACCGCAACTCATCCCACCACGAACCGCCCTTAAGGGACCGCTGGACGACATATGGGACCCGGTTGCGTTGCGCCGTATGGCAAAGTGA
- a CDS encoding tetratricopeptide repeat protein: MIEKLMKVLESGRDSAVLRFSLAKALMNARQFEDAAHHLLEAIRQNPDYSAVWAALGECRARLGDHDGAAAAWVEGVAVAIRRGDIQAKKQMEVRLRRLQTRSRSAS; the protein is encoded by the coding sequence ATGATTGAAAAGCTCATGAAGGTCTTGGAAAGTGGAAGGGATAGCGCAGTCCTGCGCTTTTCCCTCGCGAAGGCCCTGATGAACGCGCGGCAATTCGAAGACGCCGCGCACCATCTGCTGGAGGCCATCCGGCAGAATCCCGACTATTCGGCAGTCTGGGCGGCACTCGGTGAATGCCGAGCGCGGCTGGGAGATCATGACGGTGCCGCCGCGGCCTGGGTGGAAGGCGTGGCAGTGGCCATCAGACGGGGTGACATACAGGCGAAAAAGCAGATGGAGGTCCGGTTGCGGCGGCTGCAGACGCGCAGCCGGAGTGCCAGTTGA